GAGGTCCGGCCACGGCTACGGACCTGGCCGATCGTCTGCCGATTTCGCGGCAGGCGATCGCCAAGCACTTGGCTCTGCTGGCCGAAGCCGGCTTGGTGGCCGCCGAACCGGGGGAGCGGCGTCGGGTGCGTTACCGACTGCGATCCGCGCCGATGCAGGTGGCGCAGCAGTTCCTGGCCGCCCTGGCCCGCGACTGGGACGGCCCGCTCGACGCCTTGAAGGACCACCTCGACCAGGGTGCGCGTGGACCGACCACGACCCCACCACGAAATCGGAGGACGTCATGACTGATCACCGACTCACCAGCACGATGAAGACCCCGCCGATCGTCACGCCGCAGGAGTGGGAAGCAGCGCGCCAGCAGTTGCTGGTGAAGGAGAAGGAGCTGACCCGTGCCCGGGATGCGCTGGCGGCGGAGCGGCGGCGGATGCCGTGGCTGGCGGTGCAGAAGGAGTACGAGTTCGACGGACCGGAGGGTAGGGCGACCCTGCTCGACCTGTTCGACGGGCGCCGGCAGCTGATCGTCTACCGCGCCTTCCTCGAGCCCGGCGTGAACGGCTGGCCCGACCACGCGTGCCCCGGCTGCTCCCTGGTGGCCGATCAGGTCGCCCACGTCGCCCACCTGAACGCGCGAGACACCACCCTCGTCTTCGCCTCGCGAGCAGCGCAGCCCGACATCGCCCGGGTGAAGGCC
This region of Mycobacteriales bacterium genomic DNA includes:
- a CDS encoding metalloregulator ArsR/SmtB family transcription factor, whose translation is MPPDIEAVAEQVFTALADPTRRAILAALAARGPATATDLADRLPISRQAIAKHLALLAEAGLVAAEPGERRRVRYRLRSAPMQVAQQFLAALARDWDGPLDALKDHLDQGARGPTTTPPRNRRTS
- a CDS encoding DUF899 domain-containing protein → MKTPPIVTPQEWEAARQQLLVKEKELTRARDALAAERRRMPWLAVQKEYEFDGPEGRATLLDLFDGRRQLIVYRAFLEPGVNGWPDHACPGCSLVADQVAHVAHLNARDTTLVFASRAAQPDIARVKARMGWTMPWYTMADGFDADFGVDEWHGTNAFIRDGDRVFRTYFINNRGDEVMGGTWSYLDLTALGRQEEWEDSPEGYPQTPPYAWWNWHDGYGVVDPPQA